The Gymnogyps californianus isolate 813 chromosome 15, ASM1813914v2, whole genome shotgun sequence genome includes the window ATATATCAGTTTCAACAGCTACTGCTacattagaggaaaaaaagattgacAATATTGATACCATAGAGACAGAGCACAGTAGTGGAAACAGGACAGAATGATTGCTTACACAAAGTCAAATGATGCAGTATTGGGTAGGTATTTATGcaaattttattgaaattcGTTGTAAATAAAGACTTCTTCCCCCACATgatctagaaaaagaaaaatcaaatggaatatttttgtatACTTGAACAACTTACTAGATACCCACATctaaagagaagaggagaatgGAAAACACTTTCTGCACTTTACTATTGCACTAACTTGCAAACACCTATCCATTTAAAGAGGCTGAATTTTAGGGGCAGCAGTGTGAAGCACCTCTGAATAAGGACCAGTTATTTTTCACTGGCTTTCTCTTACAGCtgctagaagaaaaattagacCTTTGATTTATACTTTTCCATAATTTCTGAAGTTTGCCCTTTACACTGCATTCTCTTTGCTGAATTAAAATAGATACACTTCATCTGTGTAATCAGTAAACTTGAATGGACAAAGTCATCTTGCTACAACTATTCTGTTCTAGAACTTCACCACTTTGTATCACTTTTGTATACCAGTCATCTGACTGTCTTGAAACCAGCAAGAGCCATGTGTGAACTGTTCTATACTGAAAACTAAAGAGAGTCTTACTGAATTAATCCATTTCTCCTTGATTTGTAAGAGGTCTAGAATACAGCAGTTTAAGTGTATGGGTCTGGCTATACATGCAAGTCTCATGAGACTAGTATCTTAAAAAAAGCATGTGCCAGGGTAAGAACAGCCCGCTATCGTATACAATACCCTATATTGTATTCAAGAGGCAATAGCAGGAGCTTTTTGCTACCGACAGCATTAAATTTGCTTCAAATTATAgccttcaattaaaaaaaagcaaatgtagcACTAAAAATGTAAAGTCAACATCTTATTGTAGAAGAAGGGGACAAGACTTTTTGTCTAGGCCATTGTTGTCTTGCATATAGTTACAATTCTCAAGCACGCTTGCTAGGCCTATGTTAGTTATTCCATATGTACAGGTACAAGAAGCAAGTCTAATGCTTCCTATAGAGCTGAAGAACTTGGACTTCATTATTTGTAACTTATCTCTGGGAAGAGATTTacagtaggtttttttctcctaggcaattaagtatttaaaaatttcagtagGCAAAGGAAGCTATGTATAAAGTCATAGAAAACAGGTCAGTGGCCTCAAAGCACATATGCCTACCCTAAGAGTTTTGGAATATGTAAGCTGCCATTGGTGGCTCAGTGttgttccttctcctccccccaaCCTTTGAGGTCCAGAACTCCCCATTTAACACATCTTTTTACAGTTCCTAGAGCTGAACTATAGCACAGAGCAGGAAATGGAAGGGATGTCCTTACTTGGAAGGACTTTGCCATTGCTAGCTAAAAGCTTTACAAACTGACCACCAATCTCCCTTGCCCATatcaacatttgtttttgtaGGAAAGACTGAAACTTATCTTGTAGTAGTACAGTTAAATCAAGAGAATTATCTACAAGATGTGTTAACTGAATTCTATAGTTGACTGTTTGTCTGTAGactaaaatgcctttttacaACAGGCTGTTAACATATACCCTAACTGCTAAGTACACAAACAGGGGTTCTAGGAAAAATTCATCCTAGTTGCACTTATACCAGTTGCACTTATACCAGTTTTAATAAGTAACCACTTCTGCAGTTTCAGCATGCAGAcccacagaagagaaaagcctGCTCTACTGCCATTTCAAACTCCTGGAAACCTTCTGGACCATCCCTGAGGGTTTAGTATCCATCATTAGTTCCCATGTTGGAATCCATCAAAATGGCAGTTTCCTTGCAGTAGCTACATAGTTAGAGAACTCAGTTCTAGCTGCCAAAAGCTTAACCTCCCTAGCTGCAACTAAAGGAAGTCACTTCCTTTCTTGTAGCTCCTGTGTTTCCTCCCTCAACATGTTACTGAAGGCTTATaacttcttttcaaagaaagtattCTGCATCAGTCCAATAAACTGGTAAGAGTAGGAGTTCTGACTTTATGGCTGTGCACTCAAGTTAGTAGCAGAAGCAAGCTTTAACTGCAGATTTGGTTTTAAAGGTCTGGAATCGCATCTACAGTTGTGGTTCAGGAGTCCCCTTGTGTGGTACATACAGTTGCATCATATTATTCCCATATGCTGTGgaacacaaagcaaaaagcttCTGGCAGCCTATTTACAGTTCACAGTTGTAAAGTTGTTCACATTACAGTAGTAGCTCCATCAAAATAGGCTCAGCTAAACATTCAAGTAACAAAAAACACTAGCAGTCTCTTCACACCAAGATATCCCTGTGTCCATTGCCGGCAATGGACATTACACCAGGTGAGTCAGCTCCTGTCATAGAGGAATTAGGATACACAGTTGATGCAAAGTGCAACTTCTCAGTGCATGCAGTTGCAAACAAAGCTTACTTAATCCTAATCAGGGTGTTTTCTGATGAGTAGTGTACATGTGACCAGGTTCTTCACAGTATATTCTTCTGCTGGTTACACACATCATAAGCATAGTCCATATACATGTGTTGCTCCAAGTTAGCTATGTACTTCTGTGCCATTTGGAGTTAGCTTAGCTTTCCTCTCTACGCAAGGTCCTTTAGCAGAATACTGCACCAGAAGAAAGGGCTCTTTGGTTTCTCCTTCGCCCACAATGCTTTCCTCATCTTCAGACTGGCTGATCCTCTGCAGACGCAGGTAACACCAGCAGCCCAGTATCAAGGCACCAAGAGCCGCAATAGCAATCAAAATAACAATAACAGTCACCACTCCAGTGGTGGGGCTGTGATCCATAATAGACATGGTCAATATTTCAGATTGTCCAACTTCTTTAAGGAGATTCTTCTGTCCTCACTATCAGGCTTGCTGCATCTTCAAACTcctgcagtggaaaaaatagaCAATGAAGTTGTGCAGTTTTACCATATTCAGCAACATTTATTCATGGTTGGTATCCTTCACAATGGCACATGACCCTCTTGCGTTCAGTGCTTTGAGCTTCTCACACTCCTACAGTTCTTACTCATTTTAAGCTATTTCTTCAAACTACCTTTGAAGATGCAGGTTTCTACATCAAactaaagcaaatgaaagctaAGCTTATTTCAACTCTTGACATGCTTGTCAAGATAGCACATGGTCAGCCTGCTACAAGGTAACAATTTTTACTACGAGACAGAAGATGAGACAAGATACAGACACATAATAGACTGTATGGAAGTTACACAGTCTAGTATAGAGAGATTTAAGACTACTTAATACAAATGCTAAATCGTGGGTGAGCTCTGAAATCCATGAGAAGGTAGCAATTTAGTAACCTTTAGTTTTCCTAAAGGAATCCTACAGAAACAGTACATTTGAGAGTCAGAAGTCTggccctttttaaaatttaatttacaaacaTCCTTCTTACATAACTAACAGTTCCAGGATTGGCAAGCAAATTAATTGCAATGCTAATGCATTACTATAAGCCTGTCCATAACACTGGTCTGTTTAGAAAGGTTGACTACATAGTAATAATTGGTTGTTCATTGAGctgataaaaagaaacagttgttgctttatatgcatttttcatAAGCAGGTAGAGCTACATTTATTGAAGACTAACAAAACACAAGGGGAAGATCATTATTTTAAGCTTCTGCTCCTCTTAGTGGCTTTCAAGCCACAAGAGCAAGGTAGTATGTTAGGACTGCAGCTGAAATTGGAacagaggcagcaggcaggaaaatgggagagaggaagagctCCAAGACTTGCTTAGTCTACTGCAGTTTTGGCAGGACAAATGTATGGGGAATGTCTTTTGCTACTTCCACTTCTGAATTCACAACACTAAGGGGTCATGTGAGCCTTGCCTTAAATTTCAGAGTTATTGTTTACAAAGTTGGTAGCTTTACATTCCTCCATTTCAACTGGGACATAAGACAAAGTCATTCATTCattaccttttctttcagactaCCCTAGCTCTTTAACAAGACAGAAACTCACAGAAGACTTCAGCAGAGATCAGAGCCAGTCCTACCCAGGAACATACTTAGCTCTGTACTGCTGTAGGACTCAGGTTAGGGCTCAATACTACAATTTCAGGTACAACAGATACAGTCCCTAGTGGGGACTGTGAGGTCAGCTGCAAGTGCAGAACAACATCTGCATTTCAGCTGACATGTAGCCACTGACTGGCAATGGAATAACAGGAGTATCTTCAGGCTGCCGTAAGTGCCAGTGTATTGAGGGCCACATACCTTTCCAGGAAAGGCTCTTCCTCACCATCCTTGTTGCAGTCTCTCAGCTGCAACAGCAGTATCTTCATACAAACCCCTCAGGAGAAGTCAGTCTTAACCAACCTTGAGCCAGAACCATTAGGTTATTGAAGTGTTATCCACTGCACTTGAATTCTCACCAGCATTTCAACATGAAAGTCAAGGCAATTACAGTACAGTATCTTTACCAACAGAACCCAAGCTAGAGACTAAATTTATTCCCCAACATCTCATGGAATGGCAGACCCATGCACACTGCCACACAGCCATTTCAGCAAGGACACATCCACTAAAGAGTTCAGCGTGAGTGTCATTAGGGTCCAGTGTCTCATAACTAACTTGCACACACACTGGCTACATTTCCAGCCCTGTAAAATACAGCAACCAATAGCTTGTAGTGTGCCTCATACAACCAACCAAGTCCTGCAGACCCAATTTTGCCCaagtaaggaaaacaaaacagatcacACCACACAccctcagcagagctgtgtgcccactgcagctggagaggtaTATGATTTTTGTCATGATCATCTCTGTTCTGCAATGCTTATTCAACACAGGGTGATCAGCTGAGGGTGATTAAGAGTGACTTTCATATAGTTCACTTTCCTCAGGGCATGTCTGAACTGCAGCACTGTTTGATGTAGCCACACCAGTACAGCATCAGCATAAAAGATTGTTTACCTTGCTTCTCATACAGGCACTGCATGTCCCCATTAAGCCCTCTTCTGCAGCTTGCACAATTGCTAGCAGCAACAACAACCTACTAGCACTGTTTCTCTACAGCAGTTTGGTGCAGCGCATAACCTTACGTTAGAACTAAACAGTTACTGTCAcctagaaaacagcttttcGTACTGGAAACTAGCGCTGCAAATGCCACCCCTCTGCCACACTTCAAGTGAGTAGACAGCATCACCTATATAAGGTATGAAACTTTGCACATCACCATCCTCTGTATCACCAGGCTCTTTTGGCCAGCTGTTTCTAGACCTCAGCATAATAGCTAGCAAGGCACAGACCTTTGCAAGCAGTCTTGAGAAACAAGTTTGAAAGCAAGAGCTAGATGTGAGGTCCAGGTAACAAAGGACCTACATCTATCTGGACTGCAAGAGAATatatttctccctccccctttttaaCAGCCAGACTGCAATGGTCTCAGTCTGACCTGGAAAACACAGGCAGGTCTGTAAGTTCCTATCTGAAGGAGAAACAGGGCTCTTTAAGGGTGCAGACCTCTATCTTGAGACAAGGCTTTCTCTTATCAGGTTACACACTGGGCTCTTGCCATTCCCATTTCTTTTGGGATCCTGAGGAGTACAGCTGGACCAGGAAGTCCACTGtttgggaaggtgttttttctgAGCAAAGCATGCACCGGAGCAGTTCAGAGGAGTTATGAGAGGTAGGCATTTATCACTCCTTGTGTGAAGAGCTGCATAGTACTTTCTTAATTCCTATTTACTGTTCTTGGACACTTCTGTTTAACACCACAATTACTGCTTAATAACACTGCTACTGCTTGCTTGAAGTTGAGGCAATTTAACCCCTACTTCCACGTTTTGGAAAAATCCTGATGTTAAACTATACAAAGGCCAGACGCAAGTCTCCATCAGTCTTATTTCTCAGCAAGCACTGGGAAGAACCTTGCAGGCCCACATGCACTCCCTGAGTGGGCAACTTCAGTCACTGGCAACTCCCACACAGCTGATGCTTCTAGACTATATGAAGTTCTACATCAGATGCCAGTCAGGAGCATAAGCAGAGAGTTTCAAGGTGCAGAGCTGGCCAGGAAGAACATGCTGATTACTTTGGGTATGacagctttgtttctttatcCTCTATTCTAGTAAGTCAACTCAGCTTAATCATGACAGCTCTTTCTAGAGAATCCTTTACAGAAGGACAGATTTAACAACTGGGATATCATCTTTTCTTGTAGAAGTCTTGCTC containing:
- the SNN gene encoding stannin, which encodes MSIMDHSPTTGVVTVIVILIAIAALGALILGCWCYLRLQRISQSEDEESIVGEGETKEPFLLVQYSAKGPCVERKAKLTPNGTEVHS